Proteins from a single region of Gossypium arboreum isolate Shixiya-1 chromosome 1, ASM2569848v2, whole genome shotgun sequence:
- the LOC108482770 gene encoding uncharacterized protein LOC108482770 isoform X1 produces the protein MTIKHHKMLNLKKQNWFQKQFSSRNGEDNRPKPGAHEAAIAAAAFAIQSVEEAKAAKLKRGSFKKENSRNGVLHSNRITTQFSLKKTKSAVENSKDKPMKHKCKEVERVHSYSKPSSQSATIPIAPGDEWYDKLKSVVCGGDKLPKTYG, from the exons ATGACAATAAAACATCACAAAATGTTGAACCTAAA AAAACAGAACTGGTTCCAGAAGCAGTTTTCAAGTCGAAACGGTGAAGATAATCGTCCGAAACCAGGCGCACATGAAGCCGCCATTGCGGCGGCTGCATTTGCTATTCAATCAGTCGAAGAGGCTAAAGCAGCGAAGCTCAAGAGAGGGAGCTTCAAGAAAGAAAATAGCAGGAATGGTGTGCTTCATTCTAATAGAATAACCACTCAATTCTCCCTCAAGAAAACTAAAAGTGCAG tggaAAATTCCAAGGATAAGCCAATGAAACATAAATGTAAGGAAGTAGAAAGAGTACATTCATATTCCAAACCAAGCTCTCAATCTGCTACAATTCCAATAGCACCAGGAGATGAATG GTATGACAAGCTGAAATCAGTTGTTTGCGGAGGTGACAAGTTGCCCAAAACCTACGGTTAA
- the LOC108482770 gene encoding uncharacterized protein LOC108482770 isoform X2 has protein sequence MEHQFKQTRKQNWFQKQFSSRNGEDNRPKPGAHEAAIAAAAFAIQSVEEAKAAKLKRGSFKKENSRNGVLHSNRITTQFSLKKTKSAVENSKDKPMKHKCKEVERVHSYSKPSSQSATIPIAPGDEWYDKLKSVVCGGDKLPKTYG, from the exons ATGGAACATCAATTCAAGCAAACCAG AAAACAGAACTGGTTCCAGAAGCAGTTTTCAAGTCGAAACGGTGAAGATAATCGTCCGAAACCAGGCGCACATGAAGCCGCCATTGCGGCGGCTGCATTTGCTATTCAATCAGTCGAAGAGGCTAAAGCAGCGAAGCTCAAGAGAGGGAGCTTCAAGAAAGAAAATAGCAGGAATGGTGTGCTTCATTCTAATAGAATAACCACTCAATTCTCCCTCAAGAAAACTAAAAGTGCAG tggaAAATTCCAAGGATAAGCCAATGAAACATAAATGTAAGGAAGTAGAAAGAGTACATTCATATTCCAAACCAAGCTCTCAATCTGCTACAATTCCAATAGCACCAGGAGATGAATG GTATGACAAGCTGAAATCAGTTGTTTGCGGAGGTGACAAGTTGCCCAAAACCTACGGTTAA